A part of Gemmatimonas groenlandica genomic DNA contains:
- a CDS encoding LysM peptidoglycan-binding domain-containing protein has product MAIHDPSASPAKAPPMAELDATVSAEPAQVSPPSRRAGWLRSGAAAPPARRQRSPWVRLLVALTSSTALLGTAALVAAAAIVPPIGARRTAREAAQQEVLSQLGPDERVVARAFASQRRWTDMWRESFGVVVATNRRLLYVGAPPTPLLRPREDGPTELLVESYPFDAAFTLEPRTLFRGYGRGLVLRTPAAQVDFVVDDASWTAALRVSQASAAARRSVTRDEEALSATTRAPAPPAALYVRYVVQRGETLTGLARRFRTSPDVLRQLNQLSTDEIKVGQRLRVPKVDVDTLP; this is encoded by the coding sequence ATGGCTATTCACGACCCGTCCGCAAGTCCGGCCAAAGCCCCCCCAATGGCAGAGCTCGATGCGACCGTGTCCGCCGAGCCCGCGCAGGTGTCGCCCCCGTCTCGGCGGGCGGGCTGGCTGCGGTCCGGTGCGGCGGCGCCACCTGCCCGTCGGCAGCGCAGTCCGTGGGTCCGGCTGCTGGTGGCACTCACCAGCAGTACCGCCCTGCTTGGCACGGCAGCGCTCGTGGCCGCCGCGGCGATTGTGCCGCCGATTGGCGCCCGCCGCACGGCACGCGAGGCCGCCCAGCAGGAGGTGTTGTCGCAGTTGGGCCCCGACGAGCGCGTGGTCGCACGGGCCTTCGCGTCACAACGCCGCTGGACCGACATGTGGCGCGAGTCGTTCGGTGTGGTGGTCGCCACCAACCGGCGACTGCTGTATGTAGGTGCACCGCCCACACCGCTGCTGCGTCCACGCGAAGACGGTCCGACCGAACTGTTGGTGGAGAGCTACCCGTTCGACGCGGCATTCACCCTCGAGCCGCGCACCCTCTTTCGCGGCTATGGCCGTGGCCTGGTGCTGCGGACCCCTGCCGCACAGGTCGACTTCGTCGTCGATGATGCGTCGTGGACCGCAGCGCTGCGCGTGTCGCAGGCGAGTGCCGCCGCGCGCCGATCCGTCACCCGCGACGAAGAGGCTCTCAGCGCGACCACGCGCGCCCCGGCCCCGCCGGCAGCGCTCTACGTGCGCTACGTCGTGCAGCGGGGCGAGACACTGACCGGACTCGCCCGACGCTTTCGCACCTCACCCGATGTGCTGCGCCAGCTGAATCAGTTATCGACGGACGAGATCAAAGTGGGGCAGCGGTTACGCGTGCCGAAAGTTGACGTGGACACGCTACCGTAG
- a CDS encoding sensor histidine kinase, which yields MTSIQPVTIADEGARLRRITRLLFAVVWVIPAILAALQLILVGDASGTHYSLATALLWQGASWMMWGLWSQVVLTLVERVKLDTARILPWISMHVAVSAVICTINVFAIAWLDHVLGAIGQVTSYAFAVRVVLVNHLDFQVVLYWAVVGAAYMVEFVRRYRERDRAATALEQKLASTQLEALRMQLNPHFLFNALNSVAELMEMDVREAQRTLTRVADLLRLSLRSAGSSVIPVWQEIELVELYLQIARVRYGQGLDADITVDPSAVDDMLPSFLLQPLVENALKHGLAPGHPDQSIEVHVKRNGGVLEIIVEDNGRGLDGLLTTSGRFLAATPSVDGLGIGLTNTRMRLTMLYGDRYAFRMSNQASGGCRVEIRIPVDDR from the coding sequence GTGACCTCGATTCAGCCCGTCACGATCGCCGATGAAGGCGCGCGCCTACGGCGCATCACGCGGCTGCTGTTCGCCGTCGTCTGGGTGATTCCGGCCATCCTGGCGGCGCTGCAACTCATCCTCGTTGGCGACGCCTCGGGCACCCACTACAGTCTGGCCACGGCCCTGCTGTGGCAGGGTGCGTCATGGATGATGTGGGGGCTCTGGTCACAGGTCGTGCTGACCCTCGTCGAACGGGTCAAGCTGGACACCGCTCGTATCCTGCCGTGGATCTCGATGCACGTCGCGGTCAGCGCGGTCATCTGTACGATCAACGTGTTCGCGATCGCGTGGCTCGATCACGTGCTCGGGGCCATCGGTCAGGTCACCAGTTACGCCTTCGCGGTGCGCGTGGTGCTCGTCAATCACCTGGATTTTCAGGTGGTGCTCTATTGGGCCGTGGTCGGTGCCGCGTACATGGTGGAGTTCGTGCGCCGATATCGCGAGCGCGACCGTGCCGCCACCGCGCTGGAGCAAAAACTCGCGAGTACGCAGCTCGAAGCACTTCGCATGCAGCTCAACCCGCATTTCCTCTTCAACGCCCTGAATTCCGTGGCGGAGCTGATGGAGATGGACGTGCGCGAGGCCCAGCGGACCCTGACCCGCGTAGCAGATCTGCTTCGCCTCTCACTTCGCAGTGCGGGCTCGTCAGTGATTCCGGTGTGGCAGGAGATCGAACTGGTCGAGCTCTACCTGCAGATCGCCCGTGTGCGCTACGGGCAGGGGCTCGACGCCGACATCACGGTCGATCCATCGGCGGTGGACGACATGCTCCCCAGCTTTCTCCTGCAGCCGCTGGTCGAGAACGCCCTGAAGCATGGGCTGGCGCCAGGCCATCCGGATCAGAGCATCGAGGTGCATGTGAAGCGCAACGGCGGCGTGCTCGAGATCATCGTCGAGGACAATGGTCGCGGCCTCGACGGACTGCTCACCACCAGCGGACGATTTCTCGCAGCCACACCATCGGTGGACGGCCTTGGCATCGGCCTCACCAACACCCGGATGCGACTCACGATGCTGTACGGCGACCGATACGCCTTTCGCATGAGCAATCAGGCGTCGGGCGGTTGCCGCGTAGAGATTCGCATTCCCGTTGACGATCGCTAA
- a CDS encoding ATP-binding protein, which yields MPEFFDVLHDPARLRLLRDASRPRAYPESAYDSLTRVAAQALDVPVVLVSLVDDKGQFFQGATGLLGEIAVCRATPLSHSFCKHVVMTGAVLSIEDARSHPLVFDNPTIEEMGVVGYLGFPLTTSDGHTLGSLCALTMSPRVWTPQDEATLRDLAQMVISDLELRAELSHREDSAEATDPSVLAEGLPTRGVDILDHMLEGAVALDRHWRITLANRAAARLTRVSRSIAVGQDLWTLLPMLIGTPIEQLLREAAASRRPLEAEAFLPAQARWFEIRAVPARHGLAVYFADTTERRRAIESLALREDQLRQAQKMEAIGTLAGGVAHDFNNLLTVMRANCELLMDDLTPTSPTYDELSDIRAAVARAASLTQQLLAFGRKQSIQPRHVDIATTVESLTPMLRRLIPAGIHIDTRHEPNLPTVFIDPGQVEQVAINLIVNARDAMPNGGTIGVECVSLRLTEPLTTASVTVPEGRWLELTVRDSGVGIPTEFLSRIFDPFFTTKDVGKGTGLGLSTVFGIVHKAGGMITVDSRVGSGTRVRVFFPASSEEQDAAPSLSRATGAETRTLLLV from the coding sequence ATGCCTGAGTTCTTCGATGTGCTGCATGATCCCGCGCGGCTTCGTCTGCTGCGGGACGCCAGCCGTCCGCGTGCGTACCCCGAATCGGCGTACGACAGTCTGACCCGCGTCGCGGCACAGGCGCTCGACGTGCCTGTCGTCCTGGTGTCTCTCGTCGACGACAAAGGGCAGTTCTTTCAAGGCGCGACGGGCTTGCTTGGCGAGATTGCGGTGTGTCGCGCGACGCCACTATCGCACTCGTTCTGCAAACACGTCGTGATGACGGGCGCCGTGCTTTCGATCGAAGACGCCCGCTCCCATCCGCTCGTGTTCGACAACCCGACTATTGAGGAGATGGGTGTGGTCGGGTATCTCGGGTTCCCGCTCACGACGTCGGACGGTCATACCCTCGGCTCGCTCTGCGCGCTGACGATGTCACCACGCGTGTGGACACCGCAGGACGAGGCCACGCTGCGCGACCTGGCGCAAATGGTGATCAGCGACCTCGAGTTGCGGGCCGAGCTCTCGCACCGCGAGGACTCGGCGGAGGCCACCGATCCGTCGGTGCTGGCCGAAGGCTTGCCCACGCGCGGCGTCGATATTCTGGACCATATGCTCGAGGGCGCGGTCGCGCTCGATCGTCACTGGCGCATCACGCTGGCGAATCGCGCCGCAGCGCGACTGACGCGGGTCTCGCGGTCGATCGCCGTAGGGCAGGATCTTTGGACGCTGCTGCCCATGCTCATCGGCACACCGATCGAGCAACTGCTGCGTGAAGCGGCGGCGTCGCGTCGTCCGCTCGAGGCGGAGGCGTTTCTCCCGGCGCAGGCCCGCTGGTTCGAGATCCGCGCGGTGCCGGCGCGCCACGGGCTCGCCGTGTACTTCGCCGACACCACCGAGCGACGTCGGGCGATCGAATCCCTCGCCCTGCGAGAAGATCAGCTACGCCAGGCCCAGAAGATGGAGGCGATCGGTACCCTCGCCGGCGGTGTCGCGCACGACTTCAACAATCTGCTCACCGTGATGCGCGCCAACTGCGAGCTGCTCATGGATGACCTGACGCCCACATCACCCACGTACGACGAATTGTCTGACATCCGCGCGGCGGTCGCCCGCGCGGCGTCGTTGACGCAACAGCTGCTGGCGTTCGGTCGGAAGCAGTCGATACAGCCGCGACACGTCGATATCGCCACCACGGTGGAATCACTCACCCCGATGCTGCGACGGCTGATTCCCGCCGGTATACACATCGACACGCGCCACGAGCCGAATCTGCCCACCGTGTTCATCGACCCGGGGCAGGTCGAGCAAGTGGCGATCAATCTGATCGTGAACGCGCGCGACGCGATGCCGAACGGGGGCACCATCGGGGTGGAGTGTGTCTCGCTGCGTCTCACTGAACCGCTGACCACCGCCAGCGTTACGGTGCCCGAGGGACGGTGGCTCGAGCTGACGGTCCGCGATTCCGGTGTCGGCATTCCCACCGAGTTCCTGTCGCGCATCTTCGACCCGTTCTTCACCACCAAGGACGTGGGCAAGGGCACCGGTCTCGGCCTGTCGACCGTGTTCGGCATCGTGCACAAGGCGGGCGGTATGATCACAGTCGACTCGCGCGTCGGCTCGGGCACGCGCGTGCGGGTGTTCTTCCCAGCGTCGTCGGAAGAGCAGGACGCCGCGCCGTCGCTTTCGCGAGCGACGGGCGCGGAAACCCGTACGCTGTTGCTCGTCTAG
- a CDS encoding LytR/AlgR family response regulator transcription factor, translated as MRVRVLIVDDESLARQRVRRLVQTEADVEVVGEAESGHDAVALIRELQPDLVCLDVQMPGLDGFGVLRELDGGHVPMVLFITAYDEHAQRAFDVHAVDYVLKPVDEDRFKAAFDKARKQRANAVAAERLGELLETVRRLADGGAAMADARGEIGAVGNGANGVSGSMPGASGASANAAGVNGRHASRILVKQDGRMFFVKTTEIDWIEADRNYVRLHVGKTSHTIRERISHLEETLDPRLFARIHRSTIVNLNRVREMQQWFSGDYVVILEDGTRLRLSRHYRDRVEKQVGV; from the coding sequence GTGCGTGTGCGAGTACTGATCGTTGACGATGAAAGTCTGGCGCGGCAGCGCGTTCGCCGTCTCGTGCAGACTGAGGCGGATGTTGAGGTAGTCGGCGAAGCGGAGAGCGGCCATGACGCCGTCGCGCTGATTCGCGAGCTCCAACCGGATCTCGTCTGCCTCGACGTGCAGATGCCGGGGCTCGACGGATTCGGCGTGCTGCGTGAGCTCGACGGCGGTCACGTCCCCATGGTCCTGTTCATCACGGCGTACGACGAGCATGCGCAGCGCGCGTTCGACGTGCACGCCGTCGATTACGTGTTGAAACCGGTCGACGAAGACCGCTTCAAGGCGGCCTTCGACAAAGCACGTAAGCAGCGCGCGAACGCCGTGGCTGCCGAGCGCCTCGGTGAGCTGCTCGAGACCGTGCGACGTCTCGCCGACGGCGGTGCCGCGATGGCCGACGCCCGCGGGGAGATTGGGGCGGTGGGCAACGGTGCCAATGGGGTCAGTGGCAGCATGCCCGGCGCAAGCGGCGCAAGCGCCAATGCCGCGGGTGTCAACGGTCGTCACGCAAGCCGTATCCTGGTCAAGCAGGATGGTCGTATGTTCTTCGTGAAGACCACGGAGATCGACTGGATCGAAGCCGATCGCAACTACGTGCGATTGCACGTCGGCAAGACGTCGCACACGATTCGCGAGCGCATCAGCCATCTCGAGGAGACTCTCGACCCGAGACTGTTTGCGCGCATTCACCGCTCCACGATCGTGAATCTCAATCGCGTACGCGAGATGCAGCAGTGGTTCTCCGGCGACTACGTGGTGATCCTCGAAGATGGGACGCGACTGCGTCTCAGCCGCCACTATCGCGATCGCGTCGAGAAGCAGGTCGGCGTCTAA
- a CDS encoding pseudouridine synthase, translated as MSLTLSRYLVSLGHGTRKEAERIVRQRRVTTAAGVVLRDTDRYVHDDVFVDRTPLDAPPGSVVLLNKPAGYVCSLNDRPPMIYELLPANYPKRTPVMASIGRLDADTSGLLLVTDDGPLNHLLASPKSHVPKRYAMTLAEPLRGDEAELLASGTLLLKGETAPLLPAEFLATGERNADITVREGRYHQVRRMMAAIGNHVQALQRVALGPLVLGDLAEGHWRRLEAPEIDALRTVALEHKAIAKAAAKG; from the coding sequence GTGTCCTTAACGCTGTCCCGCTATCTCGTGTCGCTCGGCCACGGCACCCGCAAAGAGGCCGAGCGGATCGTGCGGCAGCGTCGCGTCACCACGGCGGCGGGCGTCGTGCTGCGCGACACCGATCGCTATGTCCATGACGACGTGTTCGTGGATCGCACGCCGCTGGATGCACCGCCTGGATCGGTCGTGTTGCTGAATAAGCCGGCAGGATACGTCTGCTCCCTGAACGACCGGCCGCCGATGATCTACGAGCTCCTCCCCGCGAACTATCCCAAGCGAACCCCGGTGATGGCCTCGATCGGCCGGCTCGATGCCGATACGTCAGGGCTGTTGCTGGTCACCGACGACGGGCCGCTCAATCATCTCCTCGCGTCACCGAAGTCGCACGTGCCCAAGCGCTACGCCATGACGCTGGCCGAGCCACTGCGTGGCGACGAGGCCGAGCTGTTGGCCAGCGGGACGTTGCTGTTGAAGGGCGAAACCGCACCGCTGCTGCCCGCGGAGTTCCTCGCGACCGGAGAGCGCAACGCGGACATCACTGTGCGCGAAGGGCGATACCATCAGGTTCGGCGCATGATGGCCGCCATCGGCAATCACGTGCAGGCGTTGCAGCGCGTCGCTCTTGGTCCGCTCGTACTCGGTGATCTCGCCGAGGGGCACTGGCGACGGCTCGAGGCGCCTGAGATCGACGCGTTGAGGACAGTCGCGCTCGAGCACAAGGCGATCGCCAAGGCCGCGGCGAAGGGCTGA
- a CDS encoding acyl-CoA dehydrogenase family protein codes for MSTASSRPRPPINGDFYDWFSTLPDEVNAARLKLRDFMSGEWEPQANGYWERAEFPREYLVGKMKELDLLHGAYTPERAGMATVMDGLLSMEFARVDPSLATFFGVHAGLCMGSIALCGSEEQQAEWLPALRRWDLIGAFGLTEPDVGSGVARGLTTTCRREGDTWVLNGQKKWIGNSTWGDIVIIWARDEADQSVKGFIVRTSLPGYSAETMQGKIAQRTVLNGLITLSNVRVAERDRLQRANSFADTQRVLVTARCGTAWQGVGCAMGAYEHSLRYAQERTQFGKPIGSFQLIQMMMVKMLGNLTAMIGLALRASELQDRLGPKDEMSALAKQFCAAKCREVVQLARESMGGNGILLEFHVARLFADAEAIYSYEGSNEINAMIVGRAVTGYSAFV; via the coding sequence ATGAGCACTGCTTCCTCCCGCCCGCGACCGCCGATCAACGGCGACTTCTACGATTGGTTCTCGACGCTCCCCGATGAGGTCAACGCGGCGCGATTGAAGCTGCGCGACTTCATGAGCGGCGAATGGGAGCCGCAGGCGAACGGGTACTGGGAACGTGCGGAATTCCCGCGCGAGTACCTCGTGGGCAAGATGAAGGAGCTCGACCTGCTACACGGGGCGTATACGCCGGAGCGCGCCGGCATGGCGACTGTCATGGACGGGCTGCTCTCGATGGAGTTCGCCCGGGTCGATCCGTCGTTGGCGACGTTCTTCGGCGTGCACGCGGGCCTGTGCATGGGGTCGATCGCGCTGTGCGGATCCGAGGAGCAGCAGGCGGAATGGCTGCCGGCGTTGCGTCGGTGGGACCTGATCGGCGCCTTTGGCCTCACTGAGCCCGACGTCGGGTCGGGGGTAGCGCGGGGGCTGACGACGACCTGCCGTCGTGAGGGCGACACGTGGGTGTTGAACGGTCAGAAGAAGTGGATCGGCAACTCCACCTGGGGCGACATCGTGATCATCTGGGCGCGCGACGAGGCCGATCAGTCGGTCAAGGGATTCATCGTGCGCACCTCGCTGCCCGGATACTCGGCCGAAACGATGCAGGGAAAGATCGCCCAGCGCACCGTGCTGAACGGGTTGATCACGCTCTCGAACGTGCGGGTGGCCGAACGGGACCGACTGCAGCGGGCGAACAGCTTCGCCGACACCCAACGCGTCCTCGTCACGGCCCGTTGCGGTACGGCGTGGCAGGGGGTGGGCTGCGCGATGGGGGCCTACGAACACTCCCTTCGGTACGCGCAGGAACGTACGCAGTTCGGCAAGCCGATCGGCAGCTTTCAGCTGATCCAGATGATGATGGTCAAGATGCTCGGCAACCTGACCGCCATGATCGGCCTCGCGCTGCGGGCGTCCGAGCTGCAGGATCGCTTGGGGCCCAAGGACGAAATGTCCGCGCTGGCTAAGCAGTTCTGCGCCGCCAAGTGCCGCGAGGTGGTGCAGCTCGCCCGTGAGTCGATGGGGGGCAACGGGATCCTCCTGGAATTCCACGTGGCGCGCTTGTTCGCGGACGCCGAAGCGATCTACTCCTATGAGGGATCGAACGAGATCAATGCGATGATCGTGGGACGGGCCGTCACCGGCTATTCGGCGTTTGTGTAG
- a CDS encoding efflux RND transporter periplasmic adaptor subunit, with the protein MGQPHSQIQQRRTRSGRVLPIVIIAIFMLLLVAGVLPRLRQSQARSAEQSTATDVPTVFTETVGRDTADTELDLPGSIAGLHETGIYARTNGFVKSLRVDIGSMVRAGDTLAVLDMPDVAEQLRQARASLEQVEASAGLARSTLARWKSMREQAAVTPQEFDERQAAANVAEANVRVSRANVANLSEVLRFGALIAPFRGVVTSRTIDIGGLVSAGAVTGNRPLLTLVQIDTLRVMLNVPQSAAAMVRVGQRADVAVRELGDTTFRGRVALTSRAIDPLSRTLLTEVHVTNPDRRLLPGMFAHVKFTVPTAGGGLRIPSIALIVRADGTQVAQVVNGKVRLTPVTLGRDFGTSLEVLSGIAQGAELVVNASEQLSDGMVVKAIARGKAPAKPAP; encoded by the coding sequence ATGGGACAGCCTCACTCGCAGATCCAGCAGCGTCGGACCCGGTCCGGGCGTGTGCTGCCGATCGTGATCATCGCCATCTTCATGCTGTTGCTCGTTGCCGGAGTGCTGCCGCGGCTTCGGCAGTCGCAGGCGCGTTCGGCCGAGCAGAGCACTGCGACCGACGTGCCAACGGTGTTCACCGAGACGGTGGGACGCGACACCGCCGATACGGAGCTCGACTTGCCGGGATCGATCGCCGGCTTGCACGAGACGGGGATCTACGCGCGTACCAACGGCTTCGTGAAATCGCTCCGGGTCGATATCGGTTCGATGGTCCGTGCCGGCGACACGTTGGCGGTTCTCGATATGCCAGACGTGGCCGAGCAGCTTCGGCAGGCCCGTGCGTCACTCGAGCAGGTGGAAGCTTCGGCCGGACTGGCGCGCAGTACGCTCGCCCGCTGGAAGAGCATGCGGGAACAGGCTGCCGTGACGCCGCAGGAGTTCGACGAGCGTCAGGCCGCCGCCAACGTAGCCGAGGCGAACGTGCGTGTGTCGCGCGCCAACGTGGCGAATCTTTCGGAGGTGCTACGCTTTGGTGCACTGATCGCGCCGTTCCGTGGTGTGGTCACGTCACGTACCATCGATATCGGTGGGCTCGTGTCGGCCGGCGCCGTGACGGGCAACCGGCCGCTGCTCACGCTCGTGCAGATCGACACGTTGCGGGTCATGCTGAATGTGCCGCAGAGTGCCGCCGCGATGGTTCGCGTTGGTCAGCGCGCCGACGTCGCGGTACGGGAGTTGGGCGACACGACATTCCGCGGACGGGTGGCCCTCACCTCGCGCGCCATCGATCCACTCAGCCGCACGCTGCTCACCGAAGTTCACGTCACCAACCCCGACCGACGGCTGCTGCCGGGTATGTTTGCGCACGTCAAGTTTACCGTGCCCACGGCAGGCGGTGGGCTGCGCATTCCATCGATCGCACTCATAGTGCGTGCCGACGGTACGCAGGTGGCCCAGGTCGTGAATGGCAAAGTGCGACTGACCCCCGTCACCCTCGGCCGCGACTTCGGTACGTCGCTCGAGGTACTGTCGGGCATCGCTCAGGGAGCCGAGCTGGTCGTGAATGCGAGTGAACAGCTGTCCGATGGCATGGTCGTGAAGGCCATCGCGCGCGGCAAGGCGCCAGCCAAGCCGGCGCCGTAA
- a CDS encoding deoxyhypusine synthase family protein — MAQSTSAPVTAFLRHHYRHFNAAALIDAADGYVRHLEAGNKMMITLAGAMSTAELGLSLAEMIRQDKVHAITCTGANLEEDIYNLVAHDHYARVPNYRDLTPQDEQALLEKHFNRVTDTCIPEAEAIRRIEKAILDEWTAADQAGESYFPHEFMYRILLSGKLEEFYQIDPKNSWMLAAAQKNLPIIVPGWEDSTTGNIFASHVIDGNIKNVHTVKGGIQYMMYLADHYTEVTKNSSMGFFQIGGGIAGDFPICVVPMLHQDLQRTEVPLWGYFCQISDSTTSYGSYSGAVPNEKITWGKLGIETPKYIIESDASIVAPLVFAIVLGQ; from the coding sequence ATGGCCCAGTCCACGTCCGCGCCCGTCACGGCGTTTCTCCGTCATCACTACCGTCATTTCAACGCGGCCGCGCTCATCGACGCCGCCGATGGCTATGTGCGCCATCTCGAAGCGGGCAACAAGATGATGATCACGCTGGCCGGCGCGATGAGCACGGCGGAACTCGGACTCTCGCTGGCCGAGATGATCCGGCAGGACAAGGTCCACGCGATCACCTGCACCGGCGCGAATCTCGAAGAGGACATTTACAACCTCGTCGCACACGATCACTACGCGCGCGTGCCGAACTATCGCGACCTCACGCCGCAGGACGAGCAGGCGTTGCTGGAGAAGCATTTCAATCGCGTGACCGACACCTGCATTCCCGAAGCGGAAGCAATCCGTCGGATCGAGAAGGCGATTCTGGACGAGTGGACCGCGGCCGACCAGGCGGGCGAGAGCTACTTCCCGCACGAGTTCATGTACCGGATTCTCCTCAGCGGTAAGCTCGAGGAGTTCTATCAGATCGATCCGAAGAATTCCTGGATGCTGGCCGCCGCGCAGAAGAACCTGCCGATCATCGTGCCGGGCTGGGAAGACTCGACCACCGGCAACATCTTCGCGTCGCACGTGATCGACGGCAACATCAAGAATGTGCATACGGTGAAGGGCGGCATTCAGTACATGATGTATCTCGCCGATCACTACACCGAAGTCACGAAGAATTCGTCGATGGGCTTCTTCCAGATCGGCGGCGGCATTGCCGGCGACTTCCCGATCTGCGTCGTGCCGATGCTGCATCAGGACCTGCAGCGCACGGAAGTGCCGCTGTGGGGCTACTTCTGTCAGATCAGCGACTCGACCACGTCGTACGGTTCGTACTCGGGCGCCGTGCCGAACGAGAAGATCACGTGGGGCAAGCTCGGCATCGAGACGCCCAAGTACATCATCGAAAGCGATGCGTCTATTGTGGCACCGCTGGTGTTTGCGATCGTGCTCGGTCAGTAG
- a CDS encoding alpha/beta hydrolase — protein sequence MSTVPSVTPISWQSRIVHLLVRARMRPHAHAPIDPSWVRTEMGRPRAARRWMARSTGAAMESRPAGEGWPGGEVVSWPGHEPGAPVLLYLHGGGYIACSPETHRPLVSSLVRRLRGRAFVPRYRLAPEHPFPAALHDAMAAYRYLLDIEHIAPTQIVIAGDSAGGGLALALALAIRDEQWPHPAGLVAFCPWTDLAATGGSLEENTERCAMFAGETIRRAARFYVGDADPTLPLISPLYGDYRGLPPMLVHASEDEVLRDDAIRVAEAARRDGVEVELQLWPHVPHVWQFFAAVLPEARASLAATTRFVLARM from the coding sequence ATGTCGACCGTCCCGTCCGTCACCCCGATCAGTTGGCAGTCCCGGATCGTGCATCTGCTCGTGCGCGCGCGGATGCGTCCGCACGCCCACGCCCCGATCGACCCGTCGTGGGTACGCACCGAAATGGGCCGGCCGCGCGCGGCACGTCGCTGGATGGCGCGGTCGACCGGAGCCGCGATGGAATCGCGCCCCGCGGGAGAGGGGTGGCCCGGCGGCGAGGTCGTCTCGTGGCCCGGGCACGAGCCGGGCGCGCCGGTCCTGCTGTATCTCCATGGGGGTGGCTACATCGCCTGCTCGCCGGAGACGCACCGCCCACTGGTCTCCTCACTCGTGCGTCGCCTCCGCGGGCGGGCGTTCGTACCGCGCTATCGACTGGCGCCTGAGCATCCGTTTCCGGCGGCGTTGCACGACGCCATGGCTGCCTACCGGTATCTTCTCGATATCGAGCACATCGCACCCACACAGATCGTGATTGCCGGCGATTCGGCCGGCGGTGGGCTCGCCTTGGCGTTGGCGCTGGCGATCCGTGATGAGCAGTGGCCGCATCCGGCCGGTCTCGTCGCGTTCTGCCCCTGGACCGACCTGGCCGCCACCGGCGGTTCGCTCGAGGAGAACACCGAGCGGTGCGCCATGTTTGCCGGCGAGACGATTCGACGGGCCGCGCGTTTCTACGTGGGTGATGCCGATCCGACGTTGCCGCTGATCTCCCCGTTGTACGGCGACTACCGCGGGCTGCCGCCCATGCTGGTGCACGCCAGCGAGGATGAAGTGTTGCGCGACGATGCGATTCGCGTGGCCGAAGCAGCCCGTCGCGATGGTGTGGAGGTCGAGCTGCAGCTCTGGCCGCACGTGCCGCACGTGTGGCAGTTCTTCGCGGCCGTACTGCCGGAAGCGCGCGCGTCGCTCGCCGCCACGACGCGTTTCGTGCTCGCACGCATGTAG
- a CDS encoding SIMPL domain-containing protein: MNTPTTSSSGRIVAALLLATGVAAGGFLAGTGFARMRTSDRTVSVKGVAEREAKADLAIWPLRLVVTDDDLVRANTALERNVQQVRAFLAAQGVDSAGTEVSLQEFSVQDARTVGGYQNTGRYIIRQTLVVRSTRVDLVQTASQRVPDLVRNGVVLSSGQEYGGGGPTFVFTKLNDLKNPMIAEATSRARESAQQFARDSKSTLSGIRSANQGVFEILPRDQAMGISEESQVTKRVRVVTTVVYGLAN, encoded by the coding sequence ATGAACACACCCACGACTTCGTCGTCCGGCCGAATCGTTGCTGCCCTTCTGCTGGCCACCGGCGTGGCGGCCGGCGGATTCCTTGCCGGCACGGGCTTCGCGCGGATGCGCACTTCGGATCGCACGGTCTCGGTCAAAGGCGTCGCCGAGCGGGAAGCGAAAGCCGATCTTGCCATCTGGCCGCTGCGGCTCGTGGTGACCGATGACGATCTGGTACGCGCCAACACCGCGCTTGAACGCAATGTGCAACAGGTGCGCGCCTTCCTCGCGGCCCAGGGAGTCGATTCCGCTGGAACGGAAGTGAGTTTACAGGAATTCTCCGTGCAGGATGCGCGCACCGTGGGCGGCTATCAAAACACGGGACGCTATATCATCCGGCAGACCCTCGTCGTGCGATCGACGCGTGTGGATCTGGTGCAAACAGCCAGCCAGCGCGTGCCGGATCTCGTGCGCAACGGCGTGGTGTTGTCGTCGGGTCAGGAGTACGGTGGCGGCGGCCCCACGTTCGTGTTCACTAAGCTGAACGATCTGAAGAACCCGATGATCGCCGAGGCCACATCGCGTGCGCGCGAATCGGCGCAGCAGTTCGCCCGCGACTCGAAGAGTACGCTGTCAGGAATCCGCAGTGCCAATCAGGGCGTGTTCGAGATTCTTCCGCGCGATCAGGCGATGGGGATCTCAGAAGAGAGTCAAGTCACGAAACGTGTCCGCGTGGTGACCACGGTCGTGTACGGACTCGCGAACTAG